AAAGGCGAAATAGACCGCGCCACACAGACAGAGCCCGGCCCAGAGATAATCCAGCTTGAGCGGCTCCCTGAGGTAGAACAGGGCAAAGGGGACGAACACGCTGAGGGTGATCACCTCCTGCAAAATCTTCAACTGGCCCACGCTCAACACCGTATAGCCGATGCGATTGGCCGGCACCTGAAACAGATATTCGATCAGGGCAATGCCCCAGCTCACCAGGGCGGCGATGATCCAGGGCTTGTGATTCAGCTCCTTGAGGTGGGCGTACCAGGCAAAGGTCATGAACACGTTGCTGCAGATCAGCAGCACGACGGAGAGGAATACGGGGTGCACAGGGGGAAGGCTCAAGGTGACAGGGATTTTTATCTTGGGTAAGTACTCGTCCACTCTCATCTCTAAGGACAGAGCATCCAATCCCCCC
This is a stretch of genomic DNA from gamma proteobacterium SS-5. It encodes these proteins:
- a CDS encoding DMT family protein, whose product is MHPVFLSVVLLICSNVFMTFAWYAHLKELNHKPWIIAALVSWGIALIEYLFQVPANRIGYTVLSVGQLKILQEVITLSVFVPFALFYLREPLKLDYLWAGLCLCGAVYFAFRDKLG